A region from the Salvia splendens isolate huo1 chromosome 15, SspV2, whole genome shotgun sequence genome encodes:
- the LOC121767179 gene encoding CBL-interacting serine/threonine-protein kinase 17-like has protein sequence MVLLHAARGLESESESGSIGRKRLGKYAVGRTLGEGNFGKVKFATNVESGESFAIKVLEKNRISGLNITDQIKREIGTLKLLRHPNVVRLHEVLASKVKIYMVLEYVNGGELFDRIASRGKYSEAQGRKLFQQLIDGVAYCHNKGVYHRDLKLENVLIDQSGVIKITDFGLSALPQHFRADGLLHTTCGSPNYVAPEILSNKGYDGATSDTWSCGVILYVILTGHLPFDDRNLAVLYQKIFKGDAQMPKWLSSGAKNLIKRILDPNPNTRISMDDIKNHDWFKQDYTPLGPDEEEEEEDCACTEEDKLSSLHDTTPEAERDPDSPYLINAFQLIGMSACLDLSGFFEKEVVSERKIRFTSNHCPKKLLERIEHTVTQMGFHVQKKNGKLKVTLELKDQKAPASLSVATQVYEISPAFYVVELRKTCGDSTVYRELCAKLSNELGVSQNQVTVSNELGVSESQGQSGLQTGDTKIQQAALVVPHD, from the exons ATGGTATTGCTGCACGCAGCCAGAGGATTGGAGTCTGAATCTGAATCAGGATCGATAGGGAGGAAGAGATTGGGGAAGTACGCTGTGGGGAGGACGTTGGGAGAGGGTAACTTCGGAAAAGTCAAATTCGCTACAAACGTTGAATCCGGTGAATCGTTTGCAATCAAGGTTTTGGAGAAGAACAGAATCTCCGGCCTCAACATCACCGATCAG ATAAAGAGGGAGATTGGCACATTGAAACTCCTCAGGCATCCAAATGTTGTGAGGTTACATGAG GTCTTAGCAAGCAAGGTGAAGATATACATGGTCCTTGAGTATGTGAATGGTGGAGAACTTTTTGACAGAATT GCATCGCGAGGAAAATATTCCGAAGCTCAAGGCAGGAAGCTTTTTCAACAGTTAATTGACGGTGTTGCTTACTGTCACAACAAAGGCGTATATCATAGAGATCTCAAA CTAGAGAATGTGTTGATTGATCAAAGTGGAGTCATTAAGATCACAGATTTTGGCCTTAGTGCGTTGCCTCAACACTTTAGG GCTGATGGTTTGTTACATACAACTTGCGGAAGTCCAAATTATGTTGCCCCTGAAATTCTCTCAAACAAAGGGTACGATGGTGCAACTTCAGATACATGGTCTTGCGGAGTCATCCTGTATGTTATACTCACAGGACACCTTCCCTTTGATGACCGGAATCTGGCTGTACTTTATCAGAAG ATTTTCAAGGGAGATGCTCAGATGCCGAAATGGCTTTCTTCAGGAGCCAAAAACCTAATAAAGAGGATACTTGATCCCAACCCAAATACCAGGATAAGCATGGACGATATAAAGAATCATGATTGGTTCAAACAGGACTATACTCCTTTAGGtcctgatgaagaagaagaagaagaagattgtgCTTGCACAGAAGAAGATAAACTATCATCTCTACATGATACA ACTCCAGAAGCAGAGAGGGATCCGGACTCGCCTTATCTAATCAATGCCTTTCAGCTGATTGGAATGTCCGCCTGCCTTGACCTTTCTGGCTTCTTTGAGAAAGAGGTTGTTTCTGAGAGGAAAATCAGGTTTACCTCAAATCACTGTCCAAAAAAATTACTCGAGAGAATTGAACATACAGTTACACAGATGGGATTTCATGTCCAGAAGAAAAACGGAAAG TTGAAAGTCACGCTAGAGCTCAAAGATCAAAAAGCACCGGCAAGTCTCTCAGTAGCTACACAA GTTTACGAGATAAGTCCAGCCTTTTATGTGGTCGAGCTGCGGAAAACTTGTGGTGATTCAACAGTGTACAGAGAG TTGTGTGCCAAACTATCTAATGAGTTGGGTGTATCACAAAACCAAGTGACAGTATCTAATGAGTTGGGTGTATCAGAAAGCCAAGGGCAGAGTGGCCTACAAACAGGGGATACCAAGATACAACAAGCTGCTTTGGTTGTCCCCCATGATTAA